Proteins from a single region of bacterium:
- a CDS encoding ArsA family ATPase, with the protein MTRKRIIFFSGKGGVGKTTIAAATALRCADRGIKTILLSTDPAHSIGDLLGLPIHATPTPVAPNLDAVHIDPHAELDSNWGHIRDYFSNLIQTLGADGAVSGELAILPGMDNLFSLLRIRDFHDKSDYKVIIVDMAPTGESLRLLSLPQIVSLALKITRVIEKYIVSPVIRPASRMSKSLRVVVAPEDVARSWEAILEKILAMRDLFEKESRTTTRLVMQPESMIMNETQRALTYLNLFGMVVDQVIINRILPDETQKGYFRTWHETQKKYIHAITRDFTPIPIANAPFFHHEIHGLNDLRTLGHALYNQADPASVFYNSRPVQFVNTKKEKLMKLKAPFLDVQNTPVSLHRRGNEIMIEIGSFLRTHTIPDSMAALEPEGADYNNGELIIRFIKK; encoded by the coding sequence TTGACACGTAAACGTATCATTTTCTTTTCGGGTAAAGGGGGCGTAGGTAAAACTACGATCGCTGCTGCTACGGCGTTGCGATGCGCGGATCGCGGTATAAAAACGATACTCCTGAGTACGGATCCCGCTCACAGTATCGGCGATTTATTAGGCCTGCCGATTCATGCTACACCCACTCCGGTTGCACCCAATCTCGATGCGGTTCATATTGATCCCCATGCCGAACTTGACAGCAATTGGGGGCATATCCGCGACTATTTTTCCAATCTTATTCAGACGCTTGGCGCTGACGGAGCCGTCTCCGGTGAACTGGCCATTCTTCCGGGAATGGATAATCTTTTCAGTCTTCTGCGAATCCGGGATTTTCACGATAAATCCGATTATAAAGTCATCATCGTAGATATGGCGCCGACCGGCGAAAGTTTACGACTCTTGAGTTTACCGCAAATCGTATCACTGGCTTTAAAAATAACACGCGTGATCGAAAAATATATCGTTTCTCCCGTGATACGCCCTGCATCGCGTATGTCTAAATCGTTGCGCGTCGTCGTCGCACCGGAAGACGTGGCGCGTTCCTGGGAAGCCATACTTGAAAAAATTTTGGCTATGCGCGATCTTTTTGAAAAAGAATCACGCACTACGACTCGTCTGGTGATGCAACCCGAATCTATGATCATGAATGAAACGCAGCGTGCGCTGACCTACCTCAATTTATTTGGCATGGTCGTGGATCAGGTGATTATCAATCGTATTCTACCGGACGAAACGCAAAAAGGCTATTTTCGCACTTGGCATGAGACGCAAAAAAAATATATTCATGCGATAACCCGTGATTTCACGCCGATACCGATCGCCAATGCGCCTTTTTTTCACCACGAGATACACGGACTAAACGATTTACGTACTCTGGGGCATGCGCTGTACAACCAAGCCGATCCCGCATCGGTTTTTTACAATTCACGCCCCGTACAATTTGTGAATACCAAAAAAGAAAAGTTAATGAAACTCAAAGCGCCCTTTTTGGATGTACAAAATACGCCGGTTTCTCTTCATCGCAGAGGCAATGAAATCATGATCGAAATAGGATCCTTTTTGCGCACCCATACTATTCCCGATTCCATGGCCGCGTTGGAGCCCGAAGGTGCGGATTACAATAACGGTGAACTTATTATTCGGTTTATAAAAAAATGA
- a CDS encoding peptidoglycan DD-metalloendopeptidase family protein encodes MHVLIMITCISLGSFSFGSCQDGEATDSTVVVADTSDFVLPFPVGKRYKVSQGNNTIWSHSPNNFNGVFRYAYDFDMPVGTVLTASREGEVIFINDNFEDSDHTLGHENVLVIRHRDATYSRYIHIRKHGALVKTGATVAKGDTVALSGNSGYTLGIPHLHFDVVTAPTGLPDINAQSIRTIFKNSTAYPNTLQQNERYRALPYTFYK; translated from the coding sequence ATGCATGTTTTGATTATGATCACTTGTATTTCGTTGGGAAGCTTTAGTTTTGGCAGTTGTCAAGATGGCGAGGCAACCGATTCGACAGTGGTTGTTGCCGATACATCGGATTTCGTGCTGCCATTTCCTGTAGGTAAACGATACAAGGTTTCTCAAGGTAACAACACGATCTGGAGCCATTCACCGAATAATTTTAACGGGGTTTTCCGATATGCGTATGATTTTGATATGCCGGTCGGAACTGTTTTGACAGCGTCACGCGAAGGCGAAGTAATATTTATAAACGATAATTTTGAAGATAGCGATCACACGTTGGGGCACGAAAATGTACTCGTCATACGTCATCGCGATGCGACGTATTCCCGTTATATCCATATCCGCAAACATGGCGCATTGGTCAAAACAGGCGCCACAGTTGCCAAAGGTGACACCGTGGCTTTGAGCGGTAATAGCGGTTATACGCTAGGTATTCCACATCTCCATTTTGATGTAGTTACCGCCCCAACCGGGCTTCCCGATATCAATGCACAATCCATACGCACTATTTTTAAAAATTCAACCGCCTATCCGAATACTCTCCAGCAGAACGAACGATACAGGGCTTTGCCTTATACGTTTTATAAATAA
- the tatC gene encoding twin-arginine translocase subunit TatC — protein sequence MADEEKRALPGSTGGDMTFLDHLGELRDRLIKIVLAVLLMMAISFVYSNTIIKWLLYPPMIIPDLKPPIQLMRPVITQVQGLMMVKIQVGLIAGIVLSIPVIAYQLWRFISPALKKSEKRFAIPLMFFITFFFLLGATFAYLVVIPITLNFLLSMGNIDTELGIVVENMIDVDQYLSFVSGFMLISGATFEMPVIAFFLAKIGILSPQFMREYWRHAAVACLLVSAVITPTTDMITMFVVAAPMVVLYEMSIWVAKFATRKKKSDEKHN from the coding sequence ATGGCTGACGAAGAGAAACGAGCCCTACCCGGTTCTACCGGTGGCGATATGACTTTTCTGGATCACCTCGGTGAATTGCGGGATCGCTTGATAAAAATCGTGCTTGCCGTTTTGCTGATGATGGCAATATCGTTTGTTTATAGTAATACGATCATCAAGTGGTTGCTTTATCCACCGATGATCATCCCCGATCTTAAACCGCCGATCCAGTTGATGCGGCCCGTGATCACGCAAGTGCAAGGTCTGATGATGGTCAAAATACAAGTAGGCCTTATCGCAGGTATCGTATTGAGCATCCCTGTCATTGCGTATCAATTATGGCGATTCATCTCTCCGGCACTCAAAAAATCGGAAAAACGTTTTGCCATTCCGCTCATGTTTTTTATCACGTTTTTTTTCCTGCTCGGAGCGACGTTTGCCTACCTTGTCGTCATACCGATCACGCTTAATTTCCTTCTGAGTATGGGAAATATTGATACCGAACTCGGTATTGTGGTTGAAAACATGATTGATGTTGATCAGTACCTGAGTTTTGTTTCCGGATTTATGCTTATCAGCGGAGCGACGTTTGAAATGCCCGTGATTGCTTTTTTTCTTGCCAAAATCGGCATTCTATCACCCCAATTTATGCGCGAGTACTGGCGCCACGCTGCTGTTGCGTGCCTTCTTGTATCCGCGGTCATCACTCCGACGACCGATATGATCACCATGTTTGTCGTTGCCGCGCCGATGGTGGTACTTTATGAAATGAGCATTTGGGTCGCCAAGTTTGCCACACGAAAAAAGAAATCCGATGAAAAGCATAATTAA
- a CDS encoding PD40 domain-containing protein, with the protein MKKTFLIFEILLFVLILIRSGYAQPEAWSHGELQWFTIRSAHFDVHYHDSPYTALDVSRKGPERTAREAAAIAESIYETITHLYDHRPERIHIIIRDTDDYSNGGAYYYDNKIEIWASNLNFELRGTHHWLRNVITHEFAHMISIQAMMKLSRRFPGIYLQYIGYEKERRQDVLRGFPNRIVSYPVAGVMLPVWFAEGVAQYQQKDLDYEFWDAHRDMILRDRVLGEQMLTLNQMGTFGKNSIGNESAYNSGYALVSYIAAHYGDSSLKKITHYSSKLFYSFERAVKAATGDDIDTIYRQWKNLITEQYTLHTTDIRSYARIGNEIATEGTGNFYPTLSPNGQYLAMISNRGFDYLSQASLYIVDPSNANIIHEIKKAEGPLSWSPDSRYIAYAKNTDDNDYHSQYNDIYVYDMVRRKEFRITRGLRAFAPAFSPDGSSLAAIINGDGTNNIIRIVGFAEDLLNKKSAFSKNMFVRDGMHWRRITHFDDGRQIYGLCYTDNGRTLIFDTSTDDGRDIFSVDTSGNHWKPVRQTRKDERSPVVSQDGRTLYFSADETGIFNLYAMNLHTGDIRQITNVTGGAFYPAVGQNNILYYTLYQNTGFRVYSIADTTGFDSKQTVYGLENPNILSKPNDKPYPGKWPSEHRIFTVIPPRTDTAALYKNTFLKFSFLPVLRLDYGTFKPGVYFYSSDVLSKSSFFGGAMFNIPDMERDLFGIFEYSGFGPTLFLELYNITRSRTFRDDSNPGNDIPYESIQTNSFELREVDAGMDWSLFAPRDVRVNYAHVESFVRIRGKEYNFDLERYKLLPRTGAIKYYYGNDFSTTWKFNNVPPAIDKEINPRGGRQISVSIGYYMDNLIDGFAFQPSSGSYTTLYKHDAYLRNENTWTEFIRLPFGDHTLEARLHTGFIPTKVDSFYNFFGGSLVGLKGYSYYSIEGRYLGLFNAVYRFPLIRRIDKKAGPLYFDKIFGGLTFGMGNAWSTRSTMDRWKRDVGIELRAEMYSFYVYPTRLTFNAAYGIDRFTGYGPMITKYDSENGYYDERQKVKSGGSWRYYLTVLFGFTLFDEAPKMKNP; encoded by the coding sequence ATGAAAAAGACATTTTTAATTTTCGAAATCCTGCTTTTCGTTTTGATTTTGATTCGATCCGGTTATGCGCAACCGGAAGCTTGGTCGCATGGCGAATTGCAATGGTTTACGATCCGTTCGGCACATTTTGATGTACATTATCATGATTCGCCATACACGGCTCTTGACGTTTCCCGCAAAGGCCCGGAACGCACCGCCCGCGAAGCGGCGGCCATCGCGGAATCTATTTACGAAACGATCACCCATCTCTACGACCATCGCCCCGAAAGGATACACATCATCATCCGCGATACGGATGACTACTCCAACGGCGGCGCCTACTATTATGATAATAAAATCGAAATCTGGGCGTCCAACCTAAACTTTGAATTACGCGGTACGCATCATTGGCTGCGCAATGTGATCACGCACGAATTTGCCCACATGATTTCGATACAGGCTATGATGAAGCTTTCGCGCCGTTTCCCCGGCATCTATTTGCAGTACATAGGATATGAAAAAGAGCGTCGTCAGGACGTACTGCGCGGTTTTCCGAATCGCATCGTTTCCTATCCTGTTGCCGGCGTTATGTTGCCCGTGTGGTTTGCCGAAGGCGTGGCACAGTACCAACAAAAAGATTTGGATTACGAATTTTGGGATGCCCACCGCGATATGATCTTGCGTGATCGCGTCTTAGGTGAACAAATGCTGACGCTTAATCAGATGGGCACGTTTGGTAAAAACAGTATCGGCAACGAATCGGCATACAATAGCGGTTATGCATTAGTGAGCTATATCGCTGCCCATTACGGTGATTCGTCGCTTAAAAAAATCACTCATTATTCATCCAAACTTTTTTATTCGTTCGAACGCGCCGTAAAAGCTGCAACCGGCGATGATATTGATACGATCTACCGTCAATGGAAAAACCTGATTACAGAGCAGTACACGCTTCATACGACGGATATACGCTCATATGCACGTATAGGCAATGAAATCGCCACAGAAGGAACAGGGAATTTTTATCCGACACTTTCTCCGAACGGCCAATACCTGGCGATGATTTCCAATCGCGGTTTTGACTATCTCAGTCAGGCGTCTCTCTATATCGTGGACCCGTCAAACGCGAATATCATTCACGAAATCAAAAAAGCGGAAGGCCCGCTAAGTTGGTCACCCGATAGCCGTTACATCGCCTATGCAAAAAATACCGACGATAACGACTATCATTCGCAATACAATGACATCTACGTGTATGATATGGTTCGGCGTAAAGAATTTCGAATCACCCGCGGTCTGCGTGCATTTGCTCCGGCATTTTCACCGGACGGGTCGTCGCTCGCTGCTATCATCAATGGCGATGGAACCAATAATATCATTCGCATCGTAGGATTTGCCGAGGATTTACTTAATAAAAAAAGTGCTTTTTCCAAAAACATGTTTGTACGTGACGGGATGCACTGGCGGCGTATAACTCATTTTGATGACGGGCGGCAAATTTACGGCCTATGCTATACCGATAACGGACGTACGTTGATTTTTGATACTTCGACCGACGATGGCCGTGATATTTTCAGCGTAGATACTTCCGGAAACCATTGGAAACCGGTGCGCCAAACACGCAAAGATGAACGCAGTCCCGTCGTCAGTCAAGACGGGCGAACCTTGTATTTTTCGGCTGACGAAACAGGAATATTTAATCTGTACGCTATGAATTTGCATACCGGCGATATACGTCAAATAACAAATGTTACCGGTGGCGCATTCTATCCGGCCGTCGGCCAGAACAACATCTTGTATTACACGTTGTATCAGAACACCGGATTCCGTGTGTATTCGATTGCGGATACAACCGGCTTTGATTCAAAACAAACTGTCTACGGACTTGAAAATCCGAATATATTATCCAAACCAAATGATAAACCATATCCCGGCAAGTGGCCTTCGGAACATCGCATATTTACCGTCATACCTCCCCGGACGGATACCGCGGCGCTATATAAAAATACATTCCTCAAATTTTCATTCCTGCCCGTTTTACGTTTGGACTACGGTACTTTCAAACCGGGCGTGTATTTTTACTCCAGCGATGTATTGTCAAAATCCTCTTTTTTCGGCGGGGCCATGTTTAATATCCCGGATATGGAGCGCGATTTATTTGGTATTTTTGAGTATAGCGGCTTCGGTCCGACATTATTTTTGGAACTCTATAATATTACGCGGTCGAGGACATTTCGCGATGACTCCAACCCGGGTAACGATATACCTTACGAATCCATTCAAACCAATTCGTTTGAACTGCGCGAAGTAGATGCCGGAATGGATTGGAGCTTATTTGCTCCGCGCGATGTGCGCGTCAATTATGCACATGTAGAGTCATTTGTTCGTATTCGAGGAAAGGAATACAATTTCGATTTAGAACGGTATAAACTTTTACCTCGAACCGGCGCAATTAAATATTATTACGGAAATGATTTTTCAACCACGTGGAAATTTAACAATGTTCCGCCGGCCATTGATAAAGAAATCAATCCTCGCGGCGGCCGCCAAATAAGTGTATCCATCGGCTATTACATGGACAATCTCATTGATGGATTTGCTTTTCAACCAAGTAGCGGCAGCTATACGACACTATATAAACACGATGCCTATTTGCGAAATGAAAACACATGGACTGAATTTATACGTTTGCCATTTGGTGACCATACTCTGGAAGCACGCTTGCATACAGGTTTTATTCCTACCAAAGTAGATAGTTTTTATAATTTTTTCGGCGGAAGTTTAGTGGGATTGAAAGGTTATTCTTACTACAGTATCGAAGGGCGTTATCTCGGCCTGTTCAATGCCGTATATCGTTTCCCTCTCATTCGCCGCATCGACAAAAAAGCCGGCCCTTTATACTTTGATAAAATTTTTGGCGGTTTGACATTTGGTATGGGCAACGCCTGGAGCACACGATCCACTATGGACCGATGGAAACGTGATGTGGGAATAGAATTGCGTGCAGAGATGTATTCATTTTACGTATACCCTACCCGGCTTACTTTTAATGCCGCCTACGGCATAGACCGGTTTACAGGATATGGCCCGATGATAACCAAGTACGATAGCGAAAACGGGTATTATGACGAACGCCAAAAAGTAAAAAGCGGCGGTTCGTGGCGTTATTATTTGACCGTACTTTTTGGGTTTACACTTTTTGATGAGGCCCCTAAAATGAAAAATCCCTGA
- a CDS encoding thioredoxin family protein has product MKSIIKSLCTIILISSQFGITGCSSVPKTVSHAKTVKGEMMLIGNITREELFQEMPVFQKNYDVYNPAGSAIETLHRMSTPTDILIVLGTWCGDSKHHVPSFLKTLDAAKNPNLTYRLLAVDRTKKDSLGVTAQYNIKRVPTMIVLQNGAEIGRMVEFPQKTVEEDLLDIVKP; this is encoded by the coding sequence ATGAAAAGCATAATTAAGTCTCTGTGTACCATCATTCTGATTTCATCGCAATTTGGAATCACCGGTTGCAGTTCCGTTCCTAAAACCGTTTCCCATGCCAAAACGGTAAAAGGTGAAATGATGCTCATCGGCAATATTACGCGCGAAGAATTGTTCCAGGAAATGCCGGTTTTCCAAAAAAACTACGACGTCTACAATCCGGCCGGGAGTGCAATAGAAACGCTTCACCGCATGAGCACACCTACCGATATACTGATTGTATTGGGAACGTGGTGCGGCGATTCCAAACATCATGTACCCTCATTTCTCAAAACACTGGACGCCGCCAAAAATCCAAACTTGACTTACCGCTTATTAGCCGTGGATCGGACAAAAAAAGATTCTCTAGGTGTAACGGCCCAATACAACATCAAACGCGTACCGACCATGATCGTTTTGCAAAACGGCGCGGAAATCGGTCGCATGGTTGAATTTCCACAAAAAACCGTCGAAGAAGATTTATTAGATATAGTTAAGCCGTAA
- the fdhF gene encoding formate dehydrogenase subunit alpha, giving the protein MIKFTINGRTHEVSEGTRILEAASSVGIQIPTLCHDPRLNPSGVCRLCLVEIEGSSKPVPACRTEITSDMHIETHSAHIEKYRTDLLKMLHARYPQEVVEAFPEKELHRLFQHYVPRFEEPVTVKSSWKDTTHPYIRIDMSLCVDCHRCERICSEVQGQFVWNPIQRGFATTMTPEGRPTLLESGCVSCGACADTCPSGALIDKNVFMLGEPTSWTKTTCPYCGVGCEMMVGTRDQKIVTVKPSMDGPVNKGHLCVKGRYSHGFVGSGDRITEPMIRRDGAWQKVSWDEAYAFTASELKRISANYGASSVGVIGSARATNEDNYLTQKFTRVVLQTNNVDSCARVCHAPSAKALGNILGTGAATNAFDDIERATTIFICGANATENHPIVGARIKQAALRGAHLIVMDPRVIELAEYADIHLAVRPGANVALLNAMACTVIEEGLTDDEFIRAHVSGYEKLREFLKDFTPEKIADQCGVDAATIRQAARLYATAKPAMCMHGLGMTEHTQGTDSVSGLINLALITGNMGKPGTGVNPLRGQNNVQGSAHMGCEPTHLTGYGTVDEGRTLFEATWKVSLPTDKGLNLMHMLDAAEKNQFKAMWIVGYDVYMTNPDTDFSRRAFENMELVVIQDMFMNETARLFGTVFLPCTSSFEKDGTFMNGERRVQRVRKAIEPYGQSKPDWLIICELAHAMGVREGFEFESAEDVWNEIRRVWKAGYGITYPKLEKGGIQWPCPTEDHPGTDILHRTTFPVGARAEVQMLPFSAPHYDARYPWTLITGRSLFHFNSGTMTGRSKNAQIKRPDYVEIAPTDAAQLGVQTGDTLRITSENGQAFVPAIVTDHVKHREVYATFQEPENLLNAVIGMERDDKTATPNYKVTQVRIEKV; this is encoded by the coding sequence ATGATCAAATTTACCATCAATGGCCGCACACATGAGGTTTCAGAAGGAACCCGTATTTTAGAGGCTGCGTCGTCTGTTGGAATTCAGATACCAACACTGTGTCATGATCCGCGGCTCAATCCGAGCGGCGTTTGCCGTTTATGCCTTGTAGAAATTGAAGGATCTTCCAAACCGGTACCGGCATGCCGTACAGAGATCACATCCGATATGCATATCGAAACGCATAGCGCACATATCGAAAAATACAGAACGGATCTATTGAAAATGCTTCATGCGCGTTACCCGCAAGAAGTGGTGGAGGCTTTCCCTGAGAAGGAATTGCATCGTTTGTTTCAACACTACGTGCCGCGTTTTGAAGAACCGGTTACGGTCAAATCGTCATGGAAAGATACCACACATCCCTATATCCGCATTGATATGAGTCTGTGCGTAGATTGCCATCGCTGTGAGCGTATTTGCAGCGAAGTGCAGGGACAATTCGTATGGAATCCCATCCAGCGTGGTTTTGCGACCACGATGACACCGGAAGGTCGTCCGACGTTATTGGAAAGCGGTTGCGTAAGCTGTGGCGCGTGTGCGGATACATGCCCGAGCGGTGCGCTGATTGATAAGAACGTATTTATGTTGGGGGAACCGACTTCATGGACTAAAACGACCTGTCCGTATTGCGGCGTGGGTTGTGAGATGATGGTCGGGACCCGCGATCAAAAAATTGTCACCGTAAAACCGTCTATGGACGGGCCGGTCAATAAAGGTCATCTCTGCGTCAAAGGGCGCTATTCGCACGGTTTTGTCGGATCGGGTGATCGTATCACAGAGCCTATGATCCGACGTGACGGGGCTTGGCAAAAAGTATCATGGGATGAAGCGTATGCCTTTACCGCATCCGAACTCAAGCGTATCAGCGCCAACTACGGAGCGAGCAGTGTCGGCGTTATCGGTTCGGCACGGGCTACAAATGAAGACAATTATTTGACGCAAAAATTTACCCGCGTGGTATTGCAGACCAATAACGTAGATTCGTGTGCACGTGTTTGCCACGCACCGAGCGCCAAAGCCTTGGGTAATATCCTCGGGACCGGCGCGGCGACCAATGCCTTTGATGATATCGAACGCGCTACGACCATTTTTATTTGTGGCGCCAATGCGACTGAAAATCATCCGATCGTGGGCGCCCGCATCAAACAAGCCGCGTTGCGCGGTGCTCACCTTATCGTCATGGATCCGCGCGTTATCGAATTGGCCGAATATGCCGACATTCACTTAGCGGTTCGACCCGGTGCCAATGTGGCTCTGCTCAATGCGATGGCTTGCACCGTGATCGAAGAGGGTTTGACGGATGACGAATTTATCCGCGCCCATGTGAGCGGTTACGAAAAATTGCGCGAATTTCTCAAAGATTTTACACCCGAAAAAATAGCGGATCAATGCGGCGTGGATGCGGCAACGATTCGCCAGGCGGCGCGTCTTTATGCGACCGCCAAACCCGCGATGTGTATGCACGGTCTGGGCATGACTGAACACACGCAGGGTACGGACTCCGTGAGCGGGCTGATCAATCTTGCGCTTATAACCGGTAATATGGGCAAACCCGGAACAGGCGTTAATCCTTTGCGTGGACAAAATAACGTACAAGGCTCGGCGCACATGGGTTGTGAACCGACCCATCTTACGGGATATGGCACGGTGGATGAAGGGCGCACTTTATTCGAAGCGACATGGAAGGTGAGTTTACCGACGGACAAAGGTCTTAATCTCATGCACATGTTGGATGCCGCAGAAAAAAATCAATTCAAAGCCATGTGGATCGTGGGCTATGACGTATATATGACTAATCCCGATACGGATTTTTCACGTCGTGCTTTTGAGAATATGGAACTCGTCGTGATTCAGGACATGTTTATGAATGAAACGGCGCGGTTGTTCGGTACGGTGTTTTTACCGTGTACCTCGTCGTTCGAAAAGGACGGAACCTTCATGAATGGAGAACGCCGGGTGCAGCGCGTGCGTAAGGCTATCGAACCGTACGGCCAAAGTAAACCGGATTGGTTAATCATTTGTGAATTAGCTCATGCGATGGGCGTACGTGAAGGTTTTGAATTCGAATCCGCCGAAGATGTATGGAATGAAATCAGACGTGTATGGAAAGCGGGCTACGGGATTACCTATCCTAAATTAGAAAAAGGCGGTATCCAATGGCCGTGTCCTACCGAAGATCATCCGGGCACGGATATTTTACATCGTACGACGTTCCCGGTTGGCGCCCGTGCGGAAGTGCAGATGTTACCTTTTTCTGCGCCGCATTACGATGCACGGTACCCGTGGACGCTTATTACCGGACGCAGTTTGTTCCATTTCAATTCAGGTACGATGACCGGGCGTTCTAAAAATGCGCAGATCAAGCGGCCGGATTATGTGGAGATCGCACCGACGGATGCGGCCCAGTTGGGCGTGCAAACCGGAGATACACTGCGTATTACCAGTGAAAACGGGCAAGCCTTCGTACCGGCGATCGTTACGGATCATGTAAAACATCGCGAAGTGTATGCGACGTTTCAGGAACCGGAGAATTTGCTGAATGCCGTTATCGGGATGGAACGTGATGACAAGACGGCGACGCCTAATTATAAGGTGACGCAGGTGCGTATCGAAAAAGTATGA
- a CDS encoding carbamoyltransferase has protein sequence ERRIAMTEEQKKLFGIDKLNVPRSDVPAITHVDYSARIQTVHQNDHGVYYELIKAFYDKTGCPVIVNTSFNVRGEPIVCTPEDAFRCFMRTEMDYLVLGNFVLDKKEQKPVQDNKDWMNEFELD, from the coding sequence GAACGGCGCATCGCCATGACCGAAGAACAGAAGAAACTTTTCGGTATAGACAAACTTAATGTGCCCCGTTCGGATGTTCCGGCGATCACCCACGTAGATTATTCTGCACGTATTCAGACCGTTCATCAAAATGATCATGGTGTGTATTACGAACTGATCAAAGCCTTTTATGATAAAACCGGGTGCCCGGTGATCGTTAATACTTCCTTTAATGTGCGCGGCGAACCCATTGTATGCACGCCTGAAGACGCGTTCCGGTGTTTTATGCGTACGGAGATGGATTATCTCGTTTTGGGCAATTTCGTTTTAGATAAAAAAGAACAAAAACCCGTCCAGGATAATAAAGACTGGATGAATGAATTTGAACTCGATTAA